The following proteins are co-located in the Apium graveolens cultivar Ventura chromosome 5, ASM990537v1, whole genome shotgun sequence genome:
- the LOC141724319 gene encoding kinesin-like protein KIN-14C, translating to MASRNQNKPPPRTPLTKISNQDDGPNDKRRKVTTGRIMGSTAASRRRQATAVVSNRQDAAVGGNAESVNEELESVKVEFTKEEVDVLINEKIRAKKFDLKGKMEQMNELINKLKLCIKWFQSNEEEHIQELEKLKSLLESAESRCTETETAMKNKEEELNKVIAELKQNIALLQNKLAEQESLKLDAINAHKREKEAMEELEKVHASLIEEHQRAKHEIMDVNQKFASVNADHKRLQEYNKSLQHYNRQLQADVATANDSVKRIEKEKSAIVENLSTLRGHHNLLQEQLTSSKALQDEAIKKKESLGSEIVILRGELQQVREDRDRQLSHVEELNATVAKYKDTTGKSFAMLDDLTSKSNALEERCSSQTEQIQILQHQLAAANEKLKITDLSTSEIRAEFEKKNRVVSELQERLREAELQIADGENLRKKLHNTILELKGNIRVFCRVRPLLPDDSHGTDPAVAFPTSGELVGRGIDLIQSGQKYPFTFDKVFSYDASQQDVFVEISQLVQSALDGYKVCVFAYGQTGSGKTFTMMGRPEAPEQKGLIPRSLEQIFQTSQALKTQGWRFKMQASMLEIYNETIRDLLSPRSTSSDIIRTENGGSGKQYAIRHDANGNTYVSDLTIVDVCSINEVSSLLQQAAQSRSVGKTDMNEQSSRSHFVFTLRIYGTNESTEQQVQGVLNLIDLAGSERLARSGATGDRLKETQAINKSLSCLSDVIFALAKKEDHAPFRNSKLTYLLQPCLGGNSKTLMFVNISPDPSSTNESLCSLRFAARVNSCEIGIPRRQTIRPLESSRLSCG from the exons ATGGCGTCACGGAATCAGAATAAGCCCCCTCCTCGCACTCCTCTCACT AAAATTAGTAACCAAGATGATGGACCTAATGATAAGCGCAGGAAGGTCACAACTGggaggattatgggatctacaGCTGCTAGTCGAAGGAGACAGGCGACAGCCGTAGTGTCTAACCGCCAAGATGCTGCGGTTGGTGGTAATGCTGAATCTGTAAATGAAGAGTTGGAAAGTGTAAAAGTAGAGTTCACCAAGGAGGAGGTTGATGTGTTGATTAATGAGAAGATAAGAGcaaagaagtttgacttaaag GGCAAAATGGAACAGATGAATGAGCTCATAAATAAGCTCAAACTCTgtattaaatggtttcaaagtaATGAAGAAGAACACATTCAAGAACTGGAAAAGCTTAAGAGTTTGTTAGAATCAGCTGAGAGCAGATGCACAGAAACAG AGACTGCAATGAAGAACAAGGAGGAAGAATTGAATAAAGTTATTGCCGAACTAAAGCAAAATATTGCTTTATTGCAAAATAAATTGGCTGAGCAAGAATCCTTGAAATTG GATGCCATAAATGCTCACAAGAGAGAAAAGGAAGCAATGGAGGAGTTAGAAAAGGTTCATGCTTCTTTAATTGAAGAGCATCAAAGGGCCAAGCATGAGATAATGGATGTCAATCAGAAA TTTGCTTCTGTTAATGCTGATCACAAGCGGTTACAAGAGTACAATAAAAGCTTGCAGCACTACAACAGGCAACTTCAGGCAGATGTTGCTACTGCTAATGATTCAGTCAAGAGAATTGAAAAGGAGAAATCAGCTATAGTGGAGAACCTAAGCACTTTAAGAGGCCACCATAACTTGCTGCAGGAACAATTAACTTCCTCCAAG GCTCTTCAAGATGAGGCTATTAAGAAAAAAGAATCACTTGGAAGTGAAATTGTGATACTTAGAGGGGAATTACAACAAGTAAGAGAAGATCGTGATCGACAATTATCACATGTGGAGGAATTGAATGCTACTGTAGCCAAGTACAAAGATACTACTGGTAAATCATTTGCTATGTTGGATGATCTGACTTCGAAGTCGAATGCTTTGGAG GAAAGATGTTCTTCTCAAACTGAGCAAATCCAAATATTGCAGCATCAGTTAGCCGCTGCAAACGAGAAGCTAAAG ATCACTGATCTATCCACTTCAGAGATCAGAGCAGAATTTGAAAAGAAAAACCGAGTTGTCAGTGAACTACAGGAGCGGCTTAGAGAGGCTGAGCTTCAAATTGCCGATGGAGAAAATTTACGAAAGAAGCTTCACAACACTATTTTA GAGCTTAAAGGAAATATTCGTGTATTCTGCAGAGTACGGCCTCTTTTACCTGATGATTCTCATGGAACCGATCCTGCTGTTGCTTTTCCTACCTCAGGTGAATTAGTTGGCCGCGGCATTGATTTGATTCAAAGTG GGCAAAAATATCCATTCACATTTGACAAGGTTTTCTCATATGATGCCTCACAGCAAGATGTTTTTGTGGAAATATCACAGCTGGTGCAAAGTGCTCTTGATGGCTACAAG GTTTGTGTTTTTGCTTATGGCCAGACAGGATCAGGTAAAACCTTTACCATGATGGGTAGACCAGAAGCCCCCGAGCAGAAGGGTTTGATTCCACGATCTCTGGAACAAATATTTCAAACAAGTCAGGCCTTGAAAACCCAAGGCTGGAGATTTAAAATGCAG GCCTCGATGTTGGAAATTTATAATGAAACAATACGTGATTTGCTATCACCCCGATCAACTTCCTCGGACATCATACGTACTGAAAATGGAGGTTCGGGGAAGCAATATGCCATTCGACACGACGCGAATGGAAACACCTACGTTTCTGACCTCACCATCGTGGATGTATGTAGCATAAATGAGGTTTCCTCTCTTCTGCAGCAGGCTGCACAAAGCAG GTCTGTTGGCAAGACTGACATGAATGAACAGTCATCTAGAAGTCACTTTGTCTTCACATTGAGAATCTATGGAACAAATGAG AGCACTGAACAACAAGTTCAAGGTGTGTTAAATCTCATTGATTTAGCTGGTAGTGAACGACTAGCACGGAGTGGAGCAACAGGAGATCGACTCAAGGAAACACAG GCCATCAATAAGAGTTTGTCATGCTTGAGTGATGTCATTTTTGCCCTTGCAAAGAAAGAAGACCATGCTCCATTTAGGAATTCAAAGTTGACATATCTTCTTCAG CCCTGTCTTGGTGGAAATTCCAAGACTCTTATGTTTGTAAATATATCTCCGGACCCGTCTTCTACCAACGAGTCATTGTGCTCACTTCGATTTGCTGCCAGAGTGAACTCCTGCGAGATTGGGATTCCTCGAAGACAAACTATAAGGCCTCTTGAGTCTTCTCGTCTCAGTTGTGGATGA